The genomic stretch AGCCTCATGGTAGAACGCTGCCGTCATATGGTAGAATTCGACCCCAGCGCAAGGTCACGCGGCCTCGCCGGCCAGCCACGCCTCGCAGCAGCCCTTCGCCAGGTCGCGCACCCGGCCGATATACGCTTGCCGCTCCGTCACGCTGATGGCGCCACGGGCATCCAGCAGGTTGAAGCGGTGCGATGCCTTGATGCACTGGTCATAGGCCGGCAGCGCCAGCTTCTGTTCCAGCAGCGCGGCGCATTCACGCTCCGCATCCTCGAAGTGGCGGAACAGCATGGCAACGTCGGCGTGTTCGAAGTTGTGCGCGCTGTATTCCTTCTCGGCGCGCAGGAAGACCTCGCCGTATTTCACGCCGTCGTCGTTGAAGGCCAGGTCGTAGACGTTCTCCACGCCCTGGATGTACATCGCCAGGCGCTCGAGCCCGTAGGTCAGTTCGGCGCTCGGCTTCTCGCAGGCGATACCGCCGACCTGCTGGAAATAGGTGAACTGCGTCACCTCCATCCCGTCACACCACACTTCCCAGCCGAGGCCCCACGCCCCCAGCGTCGGGCTTTCCCAGTCATCCTCGACGAAGCGGATGTCGTGCAGGCCGGGGTCGATGCCCAGCGCGCGGTAGCTTTCGATCAGCAGCGCCTGCGGGTCGGGCGGCGAGGGCTTCAGGATCACCTGGTACTGGTAGTAGTGCTGCAGCCGGTTCGGGTTTTCGCCATAGCGGCCATCCGAGGGCCGGCGCGAAGGCTGCACATAGGCCGCCTTCCACGGCTTGGGGCCGAGTGCGCGCAGCGTGGTCGCAGGATGGAAGGTGCCCGCGCCCACCTCCATGTCGTAGGGCTGGAGGATGACGCAGCCGCGCTCCGACCAGAAGCGGTGCAGGCGCAGGATGATGTCCTGGAAGCTCGGGGGCTTCTGCGGCATGGGCGGTCCGGGGTGGTGCTGCGCGGATTTGCGCGGCACGTATAGGCGGCAGACCCCCATCGGGCAAGGAAACCGCCTTGGACACCGCCGCCGCCCTGATCCGCGCCTACCTCGATGCCTTCAACCGCGGCGACCGCCCGGCCATGCTGTCCCTGCTGGCCGAGGACGTGGCGCATGACGTCAACCAGGGCGGGCGCGAGGTCGGCCGCGATGCCTTTGCCGGCTTCATGGCGCGCATGGACCGCTGCTACCGCGAACACCTGGCGGATATCGTGGTGATGGCCGACGCCACCGGCACGCGCGCCGCGGCGGAATTCACCGTGCATGGCGAATACATCGCGACCGACGCGGGCCTGCCGGAGGCGCGCGGCCAGCGCTACGCCCTGCCCGCTGGCGCCTTCTATGCCATCCGCGACGGACGGATCGCGCGCGTTACCATGCACTACAACCTGGCCGACTGGATCGCGCAGGTCGCCGCCGATGCGTGAGTTGACCACCGACGCGCTGCTCGATGCCGTGCGCGCCTGGGTCGAGATCGAAAGCCCCACCAACGACGCCGCCGGCGTCAACCGCGTCGCCGATCACGCGGAAGCCTTGCTGCGTTCCTTCGGCGCCACCATCGAACGCACCCCCGGCCGCGACGGCTTCGGCGACATCCTCATCGGCCGCGTGCCGGGCGAGGTGAATGGCCCCGGCCTGCTGCTGCTCGGCCACATGGACACGGTGCACCAGCGCGGGTCCTTCGGTTTCCGGCGCGAGGACGACCGCGCCTATGGCCCGGGCATCTACGACATGAAGGGCGGCAACGCGATGGCGGTCGCGGCGCTGCAGCACCTGCACGCGACCGGCCGCCGCCCGCGCCTGCCGGTCAGCGTCATGATGATTCCGGACGAGGAAGTCGGCAGCCCCTCCTCGCGCGCGGCGATCGAGGCAGAGGCGCTGCGCCACCGCGCGGTCCTGGTGGTGGAACCTTCGGGCGACGGCGGCCGGTTCACCGTCGCACGCCATGGCATCGCGCGCTGGCACATTCGCACGATCGGCCGGCCCGCCCATGCCGGCGCCTACCACGCCGCGGGCCGCTCCGCGGTGCGCGAGATGGCACATCACATCCTGGCGCTGGAAGCGCTGACCGATCATCCCCGCAACTTCTATGTGAACATCGGCATCATCCACGGCGGCACGCATGAGAACATGGTTCCCGCCGAATGCAGCGCGATCTGCTACGCGCTGGTGCCCACGGCGGTCGAGGACGCCGAACTGCGCGCCGCCATCCACGCCTTGCCACAGCACGACGCCGATGTGCGGACGGAGATCACCCCCGGCCTCGGCCGCCCGCCTTTCGTGAAGTCGCCGGCGATCCAGGCGCTGTATGACCACGCGGCGGCGCTTGCCGCGGAGTGCGGCCTGCCCTCGGCGGGCGAACGCGTCGCCGGCGGCGGGTCGGATGGCAACTTCACCGGCGCGCTCGGCGTGCCGACGCTGGATGGCCTCGGCGTGATCGGCGGCGGTCCGCATACGCGCGAGGAATACATCGAACTGCGCTGCCTGGTGCCGCGCACGCGGATGCTGGCGCGGCTGTTCGCCACGATGGGGCCGGGCGTGGCCGGGCTATAGGCCCAGCCGCGCCCAGGCCGCGCGTTCCTCCGCCGCGGCGGCGATCGCATCGACACCCTCGCGCGCGCCGGGAAGCAGCCGCCACGGAAAGGGCCGGCGCCGCGCTCCGAGGCGGATGATCCGCGCCTTCTCCCCGAAGCGGCGCTTTGCCTCACCCTCCGCGTCGCCGAGCGAATCGGCGAGCCCGAGCGCCACCGCCTCGCGCCCCGTCCAGAAGCGGCCGCTGAACAGCGTCTCCTCCGGCGCGGTGAACCTCGCGCCGCGCCGTGCGCGCACCCAGCCCTTGAATTCCTCGTGCAGCTTGCCGAGCAGGTCGTCCAGCCGCGCCGCATCCTCCGCGCGTTCGGGCCGGAACGGGTCGAGGAACGACTTCTCTGCCCCCGCCGTGCGCAGCCGCCGCTCCACGCCCAGCCGCGCCATCGCCCGGTCGAAGCCGAAGCCGGCGCTGATCACGCCGATCGAGCCCAGGATCGATGCCGCATCCGCCACGATCTCATCCGCCGCGCAGGCGATCCAGTAGCCGCCGGAGGCCGCCGCATCCTCGGCCACCGCGATGACCGGCACCTTCTTGCGCTCCGCAAGGCGCCGGATCTGCCCCGCGATCAATGATGACTGCACCGGCGACCCGCCGGGCGAATTCACCACCAGGATCACCGCCGCCAGGCGCTTGATGGCGAAGGCGCGGTCGAACAGCGGCCCGGTCCCGGCGGCGCTGAGCCCGCCCGAGAAGGGGTCAGGGCGCGCGGCAATGAGGCCGGTCAGCCGGATGAGCGCGACGCGGGGTGTACGGTCGAACAGAGTGAAGGCCATGCCCGATAGATGCCGCCGCTGCCGCCACGATC from Roseomonas fluvialis encodes the following:
- a CDS encoding glycine--tRNA ligase subunit alpha, yielding MPQKPPSFQDIILRLHRFWSERGCVILQPYDMEVGAGTFHPATTLRALGPKPWKAAYVQPSRRPSDGRYGENPNRLQHYYQYQVILKPSPPDPQALLIESYRALGIDPGLHDIRFVEDDWESPTLGAWGLGWEVWCDGMEVTQFTYFQQVGGIACEKPSAELTYGLERLAMYIQGVENVYDLAFNDDGVKYGEVFLRAEKEYSAHNFEHADVAMLFRHFEDAERECAALLEQKLALPAYDQCIKASHRFNLLDARGAISVTERQAYIGRVRDLAKGCCEAWLAGEAA
- a CDS encoding M20 family metallopeptidase, which gives rise to MRELTTDALLDAVRAWVEIESPTNDAAGVNRVADHAEALLRSFGATIERTPGRDGFGDILIGRVPGEVNGPGLLLLGHMDTVHQRGSFGFRREDDRAYGPGIYDMKGGNAMAVAALQHLHATGRRPRLPVSVMMIPDEEVGSPSSRAAIEAEALRHRAVLVVEPSGDGGRFTVARHGIARWHIRTIGRPAHAGAYHAAGRSAVREMAHHILALEALTDHPRNFYVNIGIIHGGTHENMVPAECSAICYALVPTAVEDAELRAAIHALPQHDADVRTEITPGLGRPPFVKSPAIQALYDHAAALAAECGLPSAGERVAGGGSDGNFTGALGVPTLDGLGVIGGGPHTREEYIELRCLVPRTRMLARLFATMGPGVAGL
- a CDS encoding ketosteroid isomerase-related protein translates to MDTAAALIRAYLDAFNRGDRPAMLSLLAEDVAHDVNQGGREVGRDAFAGFMARMDRCYREHLADIVVMADATGTRAAAEFTVHGEYIATDAGLPEARGQRYALPAGAFYAIRDGRIARVTMHYNLADWIAQVAADA
- a CDS encoding S49 family peptidase; protein product: MAFTLFDRTPRVALIRLTGLIAARPDPFSGGLSAAGTGPLFDRAFAIKRLAAVILVVNSPGGSPVQSSLIAGQIRRLAERKKVPVIAVAEDAAASGGYWIACAADEIVADAASILGSIGVISAGFGFDRAMARLGVERRLRTAGAEKSFLDPFRPERAEDAARLDDLLGKLHEEFKGWVRARRGARFTAPEETLFSGRFWTGREAVALGLADSLGDAEGEAKRRFGEKARIIRLGARRRPFPWRLLPGAREGVDAIAAAAEERAAWARLGL